atttcattttcttataaatcactcactttcaggtattttcttataagcaacagaaatggactaatacagtctctGACCATGATTTCTTGTCACTTGGTTCTTTGAAAGGAGCCACAATAGAAACCTCCTTTAATTGCTACCCAGACTGGCCTCTAGAAGGCAGACAATTCCCCAGATAGGGCAGGGATGGAGGCTGCTTCCCAAAGCCACTCCGTGGTTCGATCAGCAGCAACtcctttctagaattttctatgtaTGGGTCCCATCCAGGTTTGTTGCAGCACAACTCAGTGCTCAAAgccttcctctgtgtgtgtgtgggtggggtggtggtggtggttgtattCTTTCTAGAAAGAAATCTCTCAATCCACCTCCACCCTCACAGGAGCTCAGGTGGATAATGTACTGAAAGGAGCAGAGAGTTTTAACCTTTTTATTTCACATTCCTTACCctttgtagtctttttttttgtagtaaaatatacataacataaaatttactattttaaccatttttgagcGTAtcttctgtggcattaagtaccaccgtccatctccagagctTTCTCATCTTCCCCAAACTGGAACTCTGTCCTCATGAAACACTAACCCCCCATTCTcctgtcccccagccccaggcagccaCCATTCCACTTCCTGTCTCTCTGATTGTGACTCCTCTaggaacctcatataagtggaatcgcaagtgtttgtccttttgtgactggcttatctcgctgagcataatatcctcaaggttcatccatgtggtagcatgtgacagaatttctttcctttttaaggtgggataatattccactgtgtgggcagaccacattttgtttatccattcatctgtagatggacacttgggttgcttctgtCCCTTTCACTGTTGAGAATAATATCattataaacatgggtgtgcaaatatctgtttgTGTCCCTGCTTCCAATTCCTTTGGGCCTTCATAGTCTCTGTGCTCATTGGGGGAATGAGATAAATCTACTCTAGGGTACAGCTTTCCAACTTTTTCATgatattaattacaaaggaaatatttgtTTGGCTCCCTGGGGTAAGTGGAGAGGTTTGGGGTGGTGGAGGTGACTGGCCCAGGGTCCTGCAGCCCAGGCCTCCCCTCCCAGCACACACCTGGACACTTAGGGTGGGAGAGCTCTCTGCTCTGGACACCTAGGTGGTTTAGAGCCCACCACATGGTGAGTGGTGCATGAACCCCTCAAGGTAGTTCACACACGTGTGGCAGGTgtgggggatggggtgagggGCACTACAGGGGCCCTCACTTCCTGTCTGCTCACACTGCGTGGTAAAGAACCCAGCCCTCTGCAGCCCTAGAATGAGACCCGTGGGATCTCCTAGTCCCTGGCCAAAGCAGTGAATCCAATTCTGTATATCAGGGGAGGGAGcctgaggcaggcaggcaggcagcagtGGGAGCTGAGCTGGGAGGCCGTGTGGGTGTAGGGACTGGGGCTGCCACTCTGGGGTAGCTACGAGAGACCAGTGCAAGCTGAGCCTAGGAACCCCTCTGGAAAGGAAAGAGGGGTAGAAGCCCAGGCAGAGCCGAGCAGAGGGGAGAAGATGGGTGGGACGATGGAGGAAAAGCCGCTGCATCGGCGGGGCCAGGCCGATTGCTCTGCATCTCACTTCTGCAAAAGTCAGCTCCGTCTTTCGAGAAAGAGTGTCCTTCCATGGGGGAGTCAGGTGGGCCCACCTGCCTTGAAGGTGCAGGAGATGGCTAAGGTGAGAGAACCAGAAGGCTGTGCCTGCCGCACAGGGACCCGTGGGACCGGGGATAAACAAAGCAGCCACCGCACAGCACTGCACGCttcttttgcaaacattttattaATCTGTTTGGCCAAACAGGAAATGGAAACCAAGAATAATAATTTGCTAAAAAGTTCAGGTCATGAATGCCCCTTTCCCCTGGGAAACAGAAGACTCCATGGTGACAGAATGCACCATTGGATTATGACGACTTTTCCAAGTAATGTTCCCATTTCATATGTAACAATGTAAACTTCAAAAATAGGAAACTCTAACCCCCGCCCCTCTTTACAGATCTATCACAGATAGAATTCTCTGGCAGACCTAAATGGTGTAAGTAAACAGCCTGGTGCTTAAAAGTTTCATAAAAAGGTTTACAGATTCAGTAAATAAATTTTCAGCCTTGGTCATGAAGGAAAAGCAACCAGCGAGTCCCCTCTGGCCCAGTCCACCTTACAAGCATCTGCACCCCACGAGCCCACCCCAAATACGCTGCttatcagtttcctcatttctgtacactcatatatatagttttatttgtttctaaaGGTTTTTACATCTAAATTATAAGACGGCGCCAGTGACTTATAATGTCACCTCGCTTCACATAGGTAAAGACAAAAATTCTGTAGAAGGCACTGGAATTTCCCTCACATGATCTTATGCAGGCATGTGGGTTATCTTGGACGTATCTTCCTCTTGCTGTTCCCTAGcacaggtctgtcctccagtGGTTTTTTATGTCCGTTAGCCTGTTCTGCTTCTCCTTTTTCCATCTGTCAGCCATCTGTCAGTCCGTCTGTCcttccgtccatccatccatccatccatccatccatccatccatccatccatccatccatccatccatccatccaaattAACTGACAGTTATCTTTTGGTTCATTGAAATTCCCTAAAATTAAGAGTACAGCTCTGGTACAAAACAAAATATGACCTACCATAGCTGAGAAATAATCACAGTGTATAATGTCATCTTCTGGAGCAAAGATGCAAAACATTTGCCCTGGCTTGTCAAGAACGTCTGTCATCCCAAACAATCCAGACAAGGCTCCTTGTAACCTACTCTACATTCATGGAGAAAGCTCTGAGAGGTTCTTGGCTCCTTCGCATCCAGTCGGTACCCTTGAGTGGAAAGTCTGCTGTGGAGAAGTGCAGGGGGATTGGACATGCCAGTAAATACCGTAGAGCTTATCGCACATCGCCGGAACTGTACAGGTATGTACACCTTGCCAACCTCCCAGCCGCACCCGCAGGGCACCGCCGCAGGGTCCTGGGGGAGCAGTCAGCGGGCCAGGGAAGGACGGGCTCTCCGGGCCTTGCCCTGAGGACCTGAGCCCGGGTCCCCACCGCCCTCAGCCGgctcctctttcttcctcactTTGAGGCGGGTGAGCAGCTTGGTCAACCAGACGTCCCACTCCtcgggcagcagcagcaggaggaagcccaggccgatgatgatgatggcaatgACCCGGACCCCGTTGAAGACTATCTGGCTGGTGTAGTGATCCACCACTGTGGGAGACAGAGCTCGGTTACTCAGCGGTGGGGCAGAGAGTGGCTCCAGACCACACATTCCTCTTCTGCAGAGCTGTGCTCCGGGAGGGCTGGGGCTGCCTCTCGTGACCACCCTTAACTTTGTACAGCCCCTCTGGTGTGAGGCCTGGCACGTGCATCTCACGTGCAAAACTCACCTGGCACCTTGCTTCAGGCACCCATTcatgtgagagaaaaaaaaaaacgtggGGCAGCTGGGGTTGGAGATATCTGTCTGTCTATATGTCTACATATGTGTCAAAACATTCATGGGAACATTGGcataattctacttttccatgactttttgaagtaccctcatatatacatatatgtatattttgggtGGGTGGTTAGGGGGATGAAATATACCAAAGTGTAACTGTGGCCACCCCTGGGTGGCAGGATAATGAAGATGTTactgttttctttgtatttttggtaTTCTTCACACTGTTTCTAATGacacactttatttttatcacttaacATTATTCCACAacatgtgcatatgtatttttggAGACGAATCTTGAACCGGTTCTTTTAAGATAATAAATAGAATTCTTATTCCACCCCAGGGCACCACTTCGTGGAGGTGTTAATGCCACCAGTGTCACCACCTTCTGTTAGTTTATTCAAGACCCCCTGGGGGTGCGTGCTTCTTCCTGACTCACACCAGGAGAGGGAACAGAATAAGAAGCGGGATTGATGTCAGTTCATAAAAATCCGGGTCATCATTTTCTTAATAGCCCAGAGATCAAGGCATGGTGATGTTAAAGGTAAACTCCTTTTTtggactttctttctctctgcaaagCCAATTTGCAGCCTGCCTCCTACACAAACGAGATCCTAAGAAACaggttgcttttcttttctatcatttcGTGCAAGAGGGTCTGCTGATTTTACAGCACGCAGCTTTTGAAACTGGATTTCCTAGACCCCCGTCCACCGCCTCTCCACTGGGGTGGGTGCTGGTCTGCCGGGTCTGAGACCCGACTCTGCCACTCGTCACTCTGCTGCCTCCAGTCCCCCTTCCACACCCCTCCTGGACCCTCACCTCATCTAGCAGgtgggcagagaaagggagggatgAAGGTAAAATCTGAAAAGAAGCTTTGTTAGTCATACTTTAGTGGGATAAAGGTGCCTCTCCAGTTGTACcataattcagaaatattttaatttttcacattGGCAAAACATTCTGTCAATTCAGCGGATGCTTATCTGACAACCTTGATTTCTTTGCTTCTCTCCTGCAGTCTAGGATTGAATGTGACTCCTTCCTTTGACACATTAGTGAACCTCTTATATCGTaggaaagcaaagagaaatgaTTCCAATCAATCTCTCCAACGCCTGGCTATGTGATGCGGTCACAGTAAGTTTCCATGTAAGACTTATCTAGAATAGGTGCAAAGAATGTGGGGGACTGTGTGCATGAGTTATTTTTCATAAGCCTGCAGAGTCCAGAACACATTTGACCATCTGTCTGGGAGCTCAGGTGCCTTCTGCATTTTGCAGTGCTGTCTCATCGATTATTTTGTTTGGTTCTACCCACGGAAGTAGCAAGAGTAGGTAAGACCTTCATTTGCAGGGGAGACAAGCTCAGGCTCAGACAGCTGGTAAGGTGGGACCTCCAGGTGGGCCATGGTGGGGCCACAGCCCAGCCTCTTTCACCCTGCTGGGAGGAGGCACTGTTTCGGGAAGGGCCAGGGGCCATGGTGAGGCATACACGGGACATGTGGGGTGACAGTGGCAGGAAACCAAACCCCGGGGAAGGCTCAGCACAGCGAGAGCTGCTTTGCCTGTGACTGCACAGGATATGGGCTTGCAGTTCCTTAGGAGGCCATGCAGGAAGGTGTGTCTGGGCCGAGGGAGAGAGTGTTCTGGAGAGGATGGGTCCACCGCCTTCCCGGGCTGAGAACAGGTGGCACAGGGAGGTTGGGCATGAGGATGGGGATTCTAGGAAGAAAGCCCAAAGTTCATACCAGCATGAGCCAGAAAAAGGAAGGAGGTAAGGGGTAGGTGATGACAAGCTTCTGGAAGAGCTGTCAACCCTGTGTGCTGGCAACGAGTCCCCAGGGGAAAAGAGAGGAGGGTCCCGAGTACCTGGGCAGAGGTGTGTTCTGGCTCTTTGGAGGAAAATCACGTTCATGCTTCTTCAGCTTGTTACTGTGTTTCTACCTCATACCTCGAGCAAGTGTTCTCCCCCAGGGAGTCACttgcaaaaatgaattctttttctgctatataattttctgtatttattagtaatgttattgatttctactttccCACACCAGTTATAGTCAAGATGGCTTTAGACTTCTGTATTTGGTGTGGTACATGGAAATCATTCCATTATGGGGAAAATATTGCATCTATAAACAAACATGAACATTGTAcctaaattcttttcttttctttgcagaaGGTTAAACATGCATTCTACACTAGgcacagaaaaaatatatgtgagTGTCTAACGTGAgagtatgtgtgtgcgtgcgtgcgtgtgtgtgtgtgtgtgcgcgcgcgcgtgtttGTTTACGAGCAGATATAGAAAGCTGTATAGGTTTACCTGCGTTCACAGGTACACTGAGGACGATTCCAAGAGACATCAGAGTGGGATATGTAACAGCGATTCCAAAATTTAATACAATATTGAATGCTGAAATAAAGAACGTAAGAAACAGGTGTTATTCGAGGCTGTGCTGCACTTTACCCCCTCGCTGGCCTATCTGACCCCAGCATCTCTGGGGGTTCTTCCAAGGTCTCCAGGACTTGGGACTAGGGACAAATACCCTGACTGctcagcccctctctcctccctgagcTTTGATGAAgggaaaagaaatttggaaaagatgaccagtgagaAGGCACTAGAAGAAGGGACTGGGTCATCTCTCCAGCTGCGCTGTTGTCTGTTTCTGGGGTGGCTGTAAGAACATGTGTTTTTAGATGGAATCTGGGTGAGACACCTCCTGGGTTCCTTGCCTAGAACTAGACTCACATGGAGTAACGGTGATGATGGTGACATTAATACTAATGATAATTGACAGCACTTACTGGACATTGACACTTAGGCAAGGTCCTAAGAGCTCTGCAGGTATTGACGTCCTATTCTTAGCAGGTAACCCGCACTGCTCTGGGCTGTGAGTTCACTGTTCAGAGCAGCAGGAACCACTGTTACCACTACAGGGACTATGGTTCTGGAGTAAGAATCTGATGTCGTCATTTCAAAGACTTGACTTTGTGAAACACAAAGACCTTGAAAAAACAGCAAGAACTTAAGGATAACAATCAACactgtttttctccttctggGCCCAAGTTTCCAGAGTCCTCGTTCAGTCATTGCTTTCTGGGGCCTCTGGACAGGGTGGGCGCCACTTACTCAATAAGAGAACTGAAAATCCACAAAGGTTTCCCCATGGAATGTCATCAAAGGAGCTCCAGTATTCCACTTTGGTAAAGTAGAGGACAACAGGAACGCACGTGATGAAGAGGATGTTAAACACCCCCAAGATGGACAGAAATAAGGCGGCTTCTCCGAACTTTGCACTGCCTAGGAGGAGCTTGAACAGTACCTGCAGGAGAAAGCAGACGAGGATGTAAGCAAAGCCAGCACATGCGGTGACACGTGTCGGAACATTCGGCCTCACCTGGCTTTCACTGGAGGGGCGATGGGGCTTGACCTGTGCTCACCTGGGCACATGTCAAACTCAGCAACCTGCCTGCAGAGGGCTGCTCCCCGGTGCAAGCGAGCATCTTCCAGAGTCATGGTTTTCACACTGGGTTTCATTTGTCTGCAATGTGTTCATGACCCCACATCAATTAGAGATGTGTGCCATGACCGCATACCCTCTCGGGGACCCCCAACACTGGTACCTGACCCTGGGCGACAGTTTAAAACCATCGCTCTCCCAAGAAAGGGTGGTGGCTGCAGACATATTCGATGAATCGAAAGTGAAGGGACGTTGCTCATTTTTCCTGCGTCCCACCACACCCACTCCAGAATGGCACGGGCTCCAGTGGAATGCACCTTGCACCTGTTTTCTTGTTTGTACGTCCCATCAGGTGTTTGGAGGGCCACGAGGAGAGGGACAGGTGTGATGGGAGTGGCCAGCCCCCGTGGTGGGAGCTGCGGTGCAGTCTGAGCCTGCACACTTTCCCTCCCACTTTTCCTGCTTCCTCCTGGCTCGGCCGTTTCATGACCTGTTCTGGGATGTCCTGGCATATGCGCAGGAAGTATGGAAAGGAAGATAAATCACTTTCCGTCTTCCAGCTGTTAGTCCCTCTGGACAAATAttagggggaagaggaggaggaacaggcaTCCGAGTCCGAATGTTGTGTTCATTGTGGACCGCGTGTCTGCGTGTCTCTGCTCCTCGTTAGCATGCTGCTAATTGAGTACAGCAGAAGTAAAGGGCTTTCTACAGTACTTAATCCTCTCTGTCCTCCCATCTGGGTCCACAAAGAGCTGGTACATCTCAAGGCTAAAACCTAATTTGTCATTGAATCCTCTAGATCACTTTCCCAACTTGGAGACCTGAAAGTATTTGTAATCTCTACCATGGATCTAAGgacagggagaaaggagagacagCAGCTCGATTGAGTCGGGGGTGAACAGAGCAGAGGACCCCAAGGTGCAAGAAAACTTTGTTGTGTTTAGACCTGCAGCTGGGAAGTGCTTACCAATGGTTTCCAACATTTcgtcaaaaatattttatcatcccCGTAGTTTAGCAGTCgtgcttttatttattcagtctacATGCAATGCTTGAAATGCACGTGGATTCGTACTGAGCCCTGGTGGCTGCAAAAACCATGTGGTCAGGGATTTGCATGACAAAGATGCACCAGATACTCAAGTCTTCACATTCCACGAGGTGGACACCTAAATAAGCAGACACTAGAGCCCCTGATCCTTTCCATTTCCCTGCCAAACAATGACATCACAATTCTGACTCTGTCAACCCAGTAGCCAGCACCCACTTTAACCTCAAAACTGCAAACATATGGCCACTGATGGAAAAGTTCAGAGAGCCAAAGCCAGGAGCAGCTGCCTGCCTGGTACTGTCCGGGCGGATGTCCCCGTCTGCCTGGCGTGCAATAAAAACAGCTGCTCGTCCTAAAGCACAGGCACTGTCAGAGATCCCCGAAGGTAAAGGACCTGCCTCTCAGACCTGCTGCGCTGGCTGGGGACCACCAGGCCTGGCGCCCGCAGCTGCTGCCTGCGCCTACCTTGTAGAGGGCAGACGTGGACGCGGAGCCCACCACCAGCGCGATGCCGATGACCGAGTGGCTGTGGAAGCCGTCAGCGTAGGTCATCATCACAATGCCAGCGATGGCCAGGATGGCAGCCACGATCTGCAGGGACAGGAGGGAGGGCGTGGGGTCAGGATAGTGCAGGGGCCACACAAGTGCCAGGAAGCAGAAACATTCACGGGATTCAGCCATGCAAGGCGGGGAAGTGTCTCCTTCTCGGTCCTCTTGCCCAACAGGTGAAGGCTGGCCCTGTCTAAAATGTTGCTGCTGCTTAGAAGGGACACTTAGCAAAGGTTGGCAGGACCAAAGAACCCAAAACAGCTGGCAGCCAAGAGTGATGGCATGGCTTAGTGTCACACAGTGTGACTCTGGGGATCTTGAGAAGGAAGTGGCCATGGTTCCAGCGACAGGTTCTCTGGTCTTTTTTGGCTAGGCACCCTGGAAATGACCTGAGTCTTTTCCCAATCTTCCCACAGTACCTCGTGTGACCTTGCTCTGTTGCATTCCACACCCCAGTGGGGAAGGCACTGTGATGACAGCAGATCTGGTCCCCAGTCTGCACACCAGCAGAGGGCCTGGCAGAATGTCACTTGCCAATTAGGGATACGAGCAGTGTCCAGCTCCTTTCCTTAGCTGCTGCAGCACTGCCCGCAGCAGGTCCCCTCAATCCTGTTATTGTCCAGACACCGACTTCTCGGATAGGAGGGAAGCTTCATGGGGGTAAAATTGTTGCAGTCAAGAGGAGATAAACTACCTGGGACTTTCCCAAGGAGGAAAATGCACAAGCACAGAGAATAAGAACTAGGACCCGTGTGAGGTAGCCCTGAAGCTACATCAGTGCCACCCGCGGGAAGGGATGGGGGGTGGCATCAGTAGGACAAGTGTGTACGGTGCAAGTTTCAACTCTGAATTTCCTAAGAGTGTTATCGTCTTACGGGTCACTCAAAGTGGACCACAGCTCTCAGCTCTCTCTATCAATAGCAAGAGCTAAGATTTACTGAGTGGTCACAGGAGAAGCGTTTTCtatgcattttctttattttttcctcaacatAGGCAAATGTTGTCAtttgtctcattttacagatgtgaaaacctaggctcagagaggtggagtaacctgcccaaagtcacagagctggtgaGCGGTCGAGCAGGGACACACACTCCAGGTCCGTCTGCTTGCAGAGTCAGTGCTCACACACACAAGCAGGAAGGTGTGATTCAGTAACACGCTATGGCCAACTTCACTCTCAGGTTTGAATTGAGCTTTCCTTAGTGGTGCAAACATAAAACCTTCACGCTGGTGAAAGGTAATGTGGTGGGATCACACACAGCACGCCT
The window above is part of the Cynocephalus volans isolate mCynVol1 chromosome 18, mCynVol1.pri, whole genome shotgun sequence genome. Proteins encoded here:
- the SLC35F3 gene encoding solute carrier family 35 member F3 isoform X2, whose translation is MKKHSARVAPLSACNSPVLTLTKVEGEEHPREPPGPAEAPAPAGTEAGGTARRHGGCGSCSRVRLRKALCGVAVALSVCASWAGCTQLAKQTFGKFDAPFTLTWFATNWNFLFFPLYYAGHVCKSTEKQSVKQRYRECCRFFGDNGLTLKVFFTKAAPFGVLWTLTNYLYLHAIKKINTTDVSVLFCCNKAFVFLLSWIVLRDRFMGVRIVAAILAIAGIVMMTYADGFHSHSVIGIALVVGSASTSALYKVLFKLLLGSAKFGEAALFLSILGVFNILFITCVPVVLYFTKVEYWSSFDDIPWGNLCGFSVLLLTFNIVLNFGIAVTYPTLMSLGIVLSVPVNAVVDHYTSQIVFNGVRVIAIIIIGLGFLLLLLPEEWDVWLTKLLTRLKVRKKEEPAEGGGDPGSGPQGKARRARPSLAR